CCGAGGAATTCATAGCTAGCAAATTAGTAGCTTGTAGATTCTTAGTGTTGTACATTTAGATGCAGCCATGCAGGTTGATGATTTAGCAATGTTTTCCTTTTTTCATATCAGGATCTACAAGTAAAAGGCTTGCATCTCAAAAACCTAGTGCTAGTCCTAGTTCTAGTCGAACTCCAGCACTACCATCTGCAAGGGGTTCTTCAACACCAAGTGAAACTAGCACTACAAATGTGGGCACCAGTGGCAGCAGTGCAACTCCAATTACAAATCCAGATGTCTAGATACAGGGTGATGAAGCTGCAACTCCAATTACAAATCTAGATGTCCAGATACAGGGTGATGACCTAGAGGaagatgaagaggatgatgaagaccAAGAGCAAGCTCAACTGActggcaagaggaggaagaggtgcACATCAGCAATCTGGAAGTACTTTACAAAGAAAGTTGAGGTTGTAGAGGTGAATGGACAGAAGTATGAGCAGTTGTGGGGATACTATAACTTCCCAAAGTGCAAGCAAAGGTACAGAGCTGAAGGAAACCATGGGACAACTGGGTTTAAGAACCATTTGAAGTCGCAACACAGTATTGTAAGAGGACAGCAACAACTCAAAGTTGGTAAGGACCCTGGTACTGAAATTACTCATGTTCAGCCCTACAAATATGACCAAGAAGTTAGTTTGCATAAATTAAATTTGGCAATAACCATGCATGAATATCCTTTCAACATAGTTGAGCATGAGTATCTTGTTGATTTCATAAAGTCTCTCTGTCCTAATTTTCCGATTAAGTCACATATCACTGTTAGGAAAGAAATAATGGATAAATAtttggaagagaaggaagttttgTTTGCGTACTTGAAAACTATGCAGTGCCGCTTTAGTGCAACCATGGATATGTGGACCTCATGCCAAAACAAAGGATACATGTGTGTCACAATTTACTGGGTAGATTATGAGTGGCGTATGCAGAAGAGAATTATTGGTTTTTTCAATGTGAAAGGAAGGCATACCGGTGCAAAGCTGTCAGAAACATTTACTGAAGTTATGGTTAATTGGTACATTGAGAAGAGATTGTTTGCCTTGACTTTAGATAATGCTAGTTCCAATGAAGTGGCTATTCATGATATAATTTCAGATCTAAAAGATAATGGTAATGGCTCTCTAGTTTGTGATGGGATCTTTTTTTCATGTTAGATGTGCCTGTCATAACCTCAATTTGGTTGCTAGAGATGGGTTGAAAGCAATTTCAGCAACAATTATCAAAATCAAATCACTTGTGTTAGCTGTGAAAGGATCTCCATTACAATGGGAAATGCTTTTGAAGCGTGCCACTGAATCTGGATTGGACACAAAGAGGGGTATCTCAATGGATGTGTTGACTAGGTGGAATTCTACCTATCTCATGCTGAGAGATGCTTTGTACTACAAGCATGCTTTTGTGAGGCTGAAGTCTGCAAATCGTCGTAGGTATGACAAAATGTCTCCCTCACCTGCtgaatgggacaaggcatttacACTTTATCAATGCTTCAAGAAATTTTATGACCTCACTGAAATTCTGTCCGGTACTTCATATCCTACTGCAAATTTGTTTTACAAAGGTTTATGTGATataaaactcatgcttgatgaatGGTGCTTTAGTGATGATGCCACAATTAGTGCAATGGCAATTGCAATGAATGAAAAGTTTGAGAAATATTGGCAGcagtccaacattgctcttgctgTAGCTTGTTTTCTTGATCCTAGATATAAGAAAAAGCTTATTGAatactacatgaggaagttctaTGGTGTTGAGTATCAAGTTAAACTTGATGAGTTTGTTAGTGTGATAAAGAAGTTGTATCAATTTTATGCTAGTTCGGCTAATGCAACATCAAAGAAGAAAAGTAGCAGAACTGGACCTAGTAATGCAACAGATATATTAATGGGCGATGTAGATGAAGACCTTGAAAACTTCTTATATTCTGCAAGTGAACCTGGTATGGTTGAGTCAAATGAGTTGGAGAAGTACATGGCCGAACCTCTTCAGAAAATTGCCGGTGAGTTTGATATCTTAGCTTGGTGGAAGGACAAGAGGGAAGACTATCCTATCATTACACATATTGTTCATGATGTGATGGCCATACAAGTATCGACTGTTGCATCCAAGTCTGCTTTTAGTGCTGCTGGTCGTGTTGTTGATCCCTACCGTAATCGCCTTGACCCTGAGATTGTAGAGGCATTGATTTGCACCAAAGATTGGGTAGCTGCAGCAAGAAAAGGTGATGATCTGTACTTCTGTACATACTTTTCAGTTACAAACTTATATTTGCACTTGAAAAATGGACTGATTTCATATCTTTCTTTTTGTATTCAGATTCTAAAAATGTTGGATCAATTGTGAGTGATCTTGAAGTGGAGGCATTGTCTACTGCAATGGTTAATAAGCTTAAGTTTGCGGTATATTTTCATTTGGTCATTTTAGATTATGCATATCTTTACTGGTTGTTAGTCCTTTCATTGATCCTTACTGACTGTTATACTGCTTTTCTTCACAATGGCAACTTGCCAACTTGCAGCACGAAGAAATCAATGAGGGGAATGAAGAGGAAACTGAGGAACTAGAAGACATGGGAAGTGATCCAGATGCCATGGAAAGTGCTGCTGAAATATAACCTGTTGGCTAGCCCAAATGTCTCTAAATATTTAGACCTGTTGCCTATTTATCAATTGTCATGGTGAATTGGTGATTTGTGTATCAATGTATGTGTACAAGTGAATTGTGCATGACCATGTGTGGTTGTGTTGGTACCGGACTGTTGGCATGTCGTCATGCTCAACTAGGTTCTACGGGCCGGTGTTTCCATTTTGCTTTTCGTAttccgaccgtgttcgacatgtTCCCGGCcgaattagttcgttttcgaTATCCCGTTAGTTCGTTTTCGTGTTCGTTTCCGACCTTCCCGAATTCGATTTTGTTTTCGTATTGAAATGTAAAAGTGAAAACAATATTGGGGTTATCCCGACCGAGTTCGACCGCTTTCAACCCTAATGACAGGACATGACCCCATCATAGCTTGCCTATATAGCTGATCCATACCGTGCACAGTATGTCAGGTCTTTTCAACTTATCATGCATTTGCACTAACACGAGTAAGCAGCAGGCATGTTGCACTGCTCCTCGCAGGGTCGGAGGACACGCGACCTCGGCTCCAAGATCCGCAGCGCCGAGGTCGGTGCCGTGAACTATGACGTCGAGTTCTGGTCACGTTAGCGCCACATCATCAGCAACACAATCCCTGGTCTCCTACCTCGGCGTGAGTATATCTCAGCGTCGTCTCCTGCCTCGGCGCCATACTTGTTATCTCGGCGCTGTAGGTCATGGCGCTGAGAAAAGGGTCCAAATCTGGATTTTTGAGTTCAGAGGTATAAATGTTAAATCTTGATGTAAAATGGCTAAATTGCAAAAAAAAGGGCGGCCAACTGCTTTTGCATCTAGCCTAGGCCTGGCCAGCGACGGCCCCCTCTCTTGGCGCCTGGCCTGGGCGCGGCGGAGgaaggagcatggcatggcgCGGCAGGGACGGAGGCGCCGCTGCAGTCACTGAGCACGCACATGGAGCTTGGAGGTGGAGGGTGAGGCACCGACGACCGGGTCCAGCAGCAGCTACAGTCGGTGGGATCGCTAGCAGCGTACCTTGGCAGAGGATTCCTCCTCTCTACATGGGACGGAGGCACCGAGGGGTACAGGGCCAAGCCCCGCGAGGGATGGTGGCGGTGGCACGGTGGAGTGGAGCAGGCGGATGGCCACACGGCGCGAGGCGGTGTCAggaattttgtttttgtttttttttacaaGAGAGACGGGCAAAGCGAAGTGGGATGCACCGTCCGACAGGATGGATGCCCACGTCTAAGCATTTCCAATTAATAGTTATTCTCGTTTTTAGATCTGGGAACGTTCCAAGAGCTCATCGTCGGACTACTAATGCTTCGCCCTGCAGTTATACTTAAAAATAGAGATAGTATTTTTATTCGGAAAATTAAAATCAGACTACGATTGAAGATACACCAAACAAGAAAAACAAATGTTTTGTTTAACAAGGGCGCAAGTATTTCATAACAAATGTTCATCAATTTATACTGAATTCTATAAGTGACTAAGGACCCAAGCAGAAGCGTCAGCAAGCCCGCAAATAGTAGGTGATTCTCGCGTCAGCGGAGCCCCATCAAACCACAGGTCGAAGATGACTGAATGAAACTTAACATATATATAAACACATATGCGTGGATCACGATCTACCATTTTATATCATCAAATAATCTGAGTCGAAGAAACTTTTGCTATCATGCTTTCATATCATATCAAGGTGTTACTGCTACCGTACCATTATTTGATCTGCACTGTCAAGCTAATAAGCTATCTGGTGGCTGGCCATGGAGGACACCCAAGAAGCTCTCCACATCGTCGTGTTCCCATGGCTGGCCTTCGGCCACATGATCCCATTTCTGGATCTCTCCAGGCGGCTGGCGCGGCGCGGCCACGCCGTTACCTTTGTCTCCACGCCGAGGAACGCTGCCAGGCTAGGCGCAGTCCCGCCGGAGCTCGCAGCGCGTCTACGCGTCGTCAAGCTGGACCTGCCGGAGGTCGAGGGCCTGCCGGACGGAGCCGAGTCGACCGCCGACGTCCCGCCGGAGAAGGTCGAGCTCCTTAAGAAGGCGTTCGACGGTCTCGCCGTGCCCTTCGAGCGCCTTGTCACCAAGGGCTGTGCCATCGCCGGCGCCGGTGAGGCGGCTGCGTTCTCGAGGAAGCCCGACTGGATCATCCTTGACTTCGCTCAAAACTGGATTTGGCCAATCGTTGAAGAGCACAAGGTGATATATATCTTTCGGTAGCATATTAGCATGCTGTTTTTAGCAGTAATTAGAGAGAGATATGTGCTGTTCTGATTAAGGTTCGGTTTGGTAGGACtttacttcactagtgaagctattTTTTGTTGCTTCAGCTCTACGAATAGTTttaccggtggagctgaagcggttttggtaaatcgtttggcaaaatggtttccctatgagagcatgtttttagaggCCTGgaagaggagccgggagaagccacttttatTGGCTCCATCCCACTCCAAATCACTTAAGGGCATGTTTTTAAGGGCTTCACaggtgaagctattttactttacctcgtttggtagaaaacggctcctgaagccgatagagaagccctgccaaacggagcCTAAACGCTACACTATTAGTTTTCTTAATTTCCTTCTTGTCTCCCTGCCGCCCGCCGCCAGATCGCGTGCGCCATGTTCCTCATCTTCACGGCAGGCGTCTTGGCCTTCGTCGGTCCGAAGCAGCAGAACGAGGCGCAACCACgcacgacgacggaggacttcatGGTCCAGCCGCCGTGGATACCGTTccccaccaccatgtccttccgCCGCCATGAGGCGGAGTGGATCGCCGCCGCGTTCCAGCCCAACGCCTCCGGCGTGTCCGACGTGGACCGCTTCTGGCAGGTGCATCACCCGAGCTGCTGCCTCATCGTCATCCGCAGCTGCCCCGAGGCGGAGCCGCGTCTGTTCCCGCTCGTGACAGACCTCTTCGCCAAGCCCGCCGTGCCCACGAGCCTCCTCCTgcccgaggacgaggacgacgcccGTGGCGGTGGTGACGGGTCCTTCTCTGACGCCATGCAGTGGCTGGACGAGCAGCCCAAGAGGTCCGTCATCTACGTGGCGCTCGGGAGCGAGGCTCCGGTGACGGCGGACCAGGTCCATGAACTAGCGCTCGGGCTGGAGCTCTCCGGCGTGCGCTTCTTCTGGGCGGTCCGGCCGCCCGTTGGCCACTCCGGCGAGCTGCTTCCGGACGGGTTCGAGGCCTGCGTGGCCGGGCGCGGGGTGGTGCGCGCCGGGTGGGTGCCGCAGGTGCGCGTGCTGGCGCACGCCGCGGTGGGCGCGTTCCTGACGCACTGCGGCTGGGGCTCCACCTTAGAGAGCCTCTTCCGGTTCGGGCTGCCGCTGGTGATGCTGCCGTTCATAACGGACCAGGGCCTCATCGCGCGAGCCATGGCTGCGAGAGGGGTCGGCGTCGAGGTGCCGAGGGACGACGCTGACGGATCGTTCCGCAGGGACGACGTCGCGGCGGCGGTGCGGCGTGTGATGGCGGAGGAAGAGGGCGAGGCGCTCGCGCGCAATGCCAGAGAGATGCAGAAGGTAGTCGGCGACAGGGCAAAACAAGAGCAGTACGTGGATGAGCTTGTGGACTATTTGCGGCGCTACAAATAAGATTTATTCAGTTATTTCAGTGTATCTTTCAGTATTGTCCGAATAATGTTGTCTCTAATAGTTTGGTTCTTGTATCATTCAGTATAAATTGGTGAACATTTGTTATGAAATACTTGCGCCCTTCTTTAAAAAAACGGTAATGCTATAGACAGGACATCCTACGCTAGCGACTCCCCTCCGGGCGCGTGGCGTGACGTGCACCGTAACTTTACCTCACTGTGGCACGCGCCGCTCgcctaaataaataaaaaaaacaaaatcaactccTAGCCGCCTCGCCTCGCTTCGCTTCGCTCCTCACGCGCCGCCTGCCCAACGAGCTCCTCTCTCTCGTGCTTCCCTGGTCCCTGCTGCTCTCGTCTCTCTCTCGCTTGGCCACCCCTGCGTGCGCCCTCccccacctcgacgtcctcaccCACCGGGAGCCCCAATGCCACAGATCCAGTGGCCCTCTCCCCCACCCCGACGAGAtccatggagcacgagcgagacACGGCGGTGTTGCAGGGGAGTGGGTGGCTCTCCCCGCCCCTGACGTGACGCCCTCTCTCACCCCGGCGATCGAGCTCTCCCCACCCCGGTGGCCATGGCGCTCCTCGCCCCCCATCCCCCACCATCTCCGCCGAGCCAAGCCCAGTACTGGTGGTGCTCACGCGCAGCCGCTCGCCCTGACCTTGACGACCGGAATTGATCGGCCCAACCTTCCCCAccctatgttgcatatatatgtttcaagtgtttcaggcgtttcagatgtatgttgcaattgtttcatatggatgttgcacatgttgcatatgttgcaagcgtttgtttaaaatatttcatctgtttccagacatatgttgcaaacgttttgatctggatgtttcatatgttttcacacatatgttgcaacaatatgtaaaaaaatgtttcatctgttttagtcttctgttgcagcaagtgttttcatgttgcaagttgtaacttatatctggatgttgcatatgttttcgcacatatgttgcaagtatatgtttcagatgttttatctgtttcagacgtatgttgcatgcaAGTGTTTTATGCTGCACGTGTTTCATGCTGTTCGGAGAGTCAGGGGGCGTCGTGGAATGGGGCGCAGCGAGCCGGTGGCCGGCGGACGTGGCGCGCGACATGCTGGGGGCTGGAGGTCGGGGGCACGACGGGGCGGGGGTGCGCCTACGGGGGCGGGGCAAAAGGATGGGGATGGGGGCGGTGTGCGTGGATGGGGGCGGTTCAGGCGTCGGGGCGGGCGTGTCAGGGGGTTGGCAGCCCTACAGATAAGCATGGTGAGGTGGGGGATTTTTCTTATTCGCATATTAACGTTTCAGCGGGAATTTGCACCGTCCGAAGCTAAGCACCGGGATCGGACGTTCGGGCGCTAGCAACTCCGTTAAAAAATCATTTGGTTTCTTGGCATATCTTCAATCTTACATATAGTACCGACGAGAGTAGAAATTTTAAGCTACTTGCAGTGAACCATTTCAAACTTTTAACTATGAAATGGCTCCATCCATTTTTGTAAATGATGTGTGTTTTTTCTTAAAATAAAGAAcaccctgaaaggatcaagatgcccaagagggggggtgaattgggctaattctaaattttcttgcaataatcaaattctacggatagcccaattaaccccttgtgcctagaaaagtgtttctatcaaactaacgcacaacggacttgcagcCTAtgctccaaacttactctagcatggcaattctatgaatgtaaagacaagtattgaattgctcaaagtaaatactcaaagtaaatgctcaaagtaaatggagagagaggaacgcggcgatgttttgccgaggtattggagagtcgccactccccactagtcctcgttggagcacccgcgcaagggtgtagctcccccttgatccgcgcaaggatcaagtgctctctacgggttgattcttcgacaccccgtcgtggcgaatcacccaaagccgctcacaacttgagttgggtcacccacaagctccgccgggtgatcaccaagctcccaatcaccaccaagccgtctaggtgatggcgatcaccaagagtaacaagcacaaactctcacttgaccacgcgaagcctaatgagaagatggatgcacacttggctactcttgattcactaatgaggctactctcttggattctcaaatctcaatcacctcactaggaccttgctcttcttggcactcacaaacgtgtttctcagctgttggaatgagcaaaagtgactccacacatgagtggagcttctatttataaggcagcctgaaaaacgaaccgttatgagcttctgcggggtgaccagacactccggtcgtactgatcggacgctccgatcagttcaacccacgaaccagtgaaaatgtgttgaccggacactggcagggtccggtcaccactgaccggacgttttcggtcacattaaacccttactgtactcgaccggacgctgaacccccagggttcggtcagtactgaccggacgcgtccggtcgcagattcccttctctggaaccttactgaagtcgaccggacgctgccttttagcgtccggtcacttgatctctccagtgtccggtcgcaccgaacatagtctgtcgatcaaatgaactgaccggaccctgcggctagCGTTCGGTCGTACCGGAGCTAGtgtccagtcagcatttgaccctccattcacttccaactctcgatcatatgtgaatgaagtttgctccaaaggatcttaggcattcataggagctacctagagctagtttcaacaagtgtgcaccacacctaactcactagactcatctaggtcaagctacccatccataccccccttaatagtacggccaaaggaaaaacaaagtcctaaactactctaagtgtctcttcaactccaatcgacacttagaactagtcatccttaaccttgtcgtccattctttgaaaaccgaaacgatttccattgtaggggcatgacaactttgattgcccaatcgatctccattaccatgacctaacttaattgcatctgcaaaacacacattagttatagtaatcttgtattgttattaatcaccgaaacccaactaggggcctagatgctttcaatctccccctttttggtgattgatgacaataccacctcgagtatgtgaaagagtgaggtttttgatgggcttggttcatataagcttttgtcgataagaacaaaagtgttagtcaagcttatatgacccaagccaacataatgtactcaagggatatgaattaagcatgagtacgagtagcaaagctcatttgcatcggagtataaacgcggaagcaaaggcaaatgagcataacacaagtgatatgacatataaataatgtaaagtagagagcacacatgtcatatatcacaatcaagtagaaatcactatcacatagatgtaataatatgcatgaaactaacacacgaatgcataaaagtaatagtgtatcacacagataaaactccaaatgtatataataagctactactaaataactagctccccctgaaagtcgctccccctaagtctacatactcgaaccctctccccctttggcgtcaaacaccaaaacctaagggtcggtcggtggggctgcagtggatgagccgggcgctgaggtacgaggagcaagctagaactgggtgccatcatcatctgaccctgagctctgtactgactgaccctctatagcaggaagtgttgctgaagcggtctaggtctgagctggggcaggtgctgcctgtgaagctgctggtACGTCTGTCGTAGGATTTGAAGAAGcaatagacgaggggagccttTGAGTAGTCACAGCGAttggggctgctgtagaaggaccggcggtatgcatatgaggcagtgtaggcatgccggtcaactcgctgaaggatgctctaagactcctagagactgacgtgtcaggcacaaatagcgagggtgactgctctggtgagaagcccatgtgatatggagtgaactacaGGGCTACCattggtgaggacaaccactgggacacctgaactgtatgtgaagcaaactgtgctggcggttgtccctaactctgaagcccactgagcTGTACagctagagtcgtcgaagtggtggcaggctaagcaagctggggcgaaggctatggcagtggggccccaagtgctgtcactacatgctgcataaatcccataagccgCCATTGCATGAGTAACTGTTGGtgatgcatctactgctgctgctactggagaagctgccgctgccgctggaactcgtcctgacgagcctaaaactgtgcgaagttggcagcggtctcctgtgcctgtcgtgcctgatcctgctgcatccactcaagaatagcaatcaaggcgggGTCCATCTATGATGTAggaggagctgagctagaactgccggcctctgcatcatgtctgcgtggaggcatctgaggaatcagcagatagtcatcatctgagctgtcactagtcTCTGtcgcctcctgctgtgcctcaagctcctcctcctctgtagcggctatgcctctaatgatctcgtcctgctgagctgctgactctagaacatctggacgatggctaggctgagcgggtgcctgtggtgtgctgtgtctgatcctctgtgccatgttataagctggaaactcagtggtggcacccttatactctgcaaccatcttagGGGTCCTGACCTGCACAGACTTGATCATCAAGAATGTGATCTAATGTGCGtaaggaagctgcctgcgacccttgaagccctcagcaatagtatcctccatctctgatagaagaaggtcccaaatgtcgaacacggtctactgcatcagggcattaaggagccagagctgtaggcgtGTCAGACCCTCTTTGTATCCCAACCTggaaagtagtgtcctcctgataatggcctctagcacacaagctgtaggagtcaggtcactggggttcctcctcgacccctcaccaaagggctccttgaagcaatgtctcaCAAGATCAGTAGGAGGCACTaaacctccatgaggatgcctaggaggctcctgctgtccataacatacctcatgcaacttgacaggctgatcctgtagccttagtatctcccaggccctgaaactcatcaccctgtagtccctgccattgaatgcaaagtgtatgaagttgtgctgcgggtcaacgtagagcgaagcataaaactgctgAACC
Above is a genomic segment from Miscanthus floridulus cultivar M001 chromosome 3, ASM1932011v1, whole genome shotgun sequence containing:
- the LOC136545389 gene encoding UDP-glycosyltransferase 91C1-like; its protein translation is MEDTQEALHIVVFPWLAFGHMIPFLDLSRRLARRGHAVTFVSTPRNAARLGAVPPELAARLRVVKLDLPEVEGLPDGAESTADVPPEKVELLKKAFDGLAVPFERLVTKGCAIAGAGEAAAFSRKPDWIILDFAQNWIWPIVEEHKIACAMFLIFTAGVLAFVGPKQQNEAQPRTTTEDFMVQPPWIPFPTTMSFRRHEAEWIAAAFQPNASGVSDVDRFWQVHHPSCCLIVIRSCPEAEPRLFPLVTDLFAKPAVPTSLLLPEDEDDARGGGDGSFSDAMQWLDEQPKRSVIYVALGSEAPVTADQVHELALGLELSGVRFFWAVRPPVGHSGELLPDGFEACVAGRGVVRAGWVPQVRVLAHAAVGAFLTHCGWGSTLESLFRFGLPLVMLPFITDQGLIARAMAARGVGVEVPRDDADGSFRRDDVAAAVRRVMAEEEGEALARNAREMQKVVGDRAKQEQYVDELVDYLRRYK